taagaaataataaatgaactTTTTTAGCCTTGAATTGTTATCTTCATCTTCAAATATTGCACGTACAAAGCTGAAGGGACCGTTATCCTCGGAAATTGTTAAACTATTCGACGTTTTACggtaatattattatttgtgtTAGTAATTATTTTGACATATTACAGCTAGATGTGTTATTTTTACACATTATCAACAGTTGCGCACTTTCTATTCTTAACCatttattgaaaaatggaacCGAGACTCGACATCCCCATGCGGTGTTTGACAGCCCCGAACCCTTTTGGGTCTCTCGCACACCAGCGCACGTTGCTGAGGTGCATGAGGTGTCGGCCTCCATCGGGCTCCACCACTGCTTCACAGTGCGGTTTCTTCGCGGCTTCTTTTGCCCGCCTGCTGACTCATGCGGGGCGAGCTGCCCGCAAGTTTGAATTCAACGGTTATGATTTTTGGTTTCCACCGAGCAACgatgcttttgtgtgtgtgtgtgtgtgtgtgtgtgtgtgtgtgaggggggTGGAAAAAGGGCACAAAAGCATGCGGACTCACCTAACAACGACGCCAAACCTCGTACCCTAGACCGTACGGAAAGACTCCCATTCGCCGAATGTTGTGGATCTAATCGCGACGAAAAAATCAATACTTGTACCGTTTCCACCCCTCGGGGTGATTGAAGTGAGAGGgagaaaagcaaaagcaaaatccTAATGTCCACCCTAATGTCCTTCCATTGCTAATGGGCTAaccattgaaacaaaaaaaaaaacggtctattAGATCGTGTTTTAAGTATTGCCGGGATAGATGACGTCGTCGCGCCAAAAGCAAACCACTCACTCACCACATGCAAGCAAGGtacaagaaggaaaaaaaacactcccttCAGCGAGGGTGAGTTTTGGTGGTGGCAAAGCTAGAGGGCTTTTGGGACGCGATGCGGGCCATCACCACTACACAGGCAAACGCACCTGCTTTCGTCATTACCATCGTGGCTTTGTTCTCCATCGCTACCTTTCGCGGTGTACGGCGCTGCTTGACCAACAGGTAGCCTACCAACAACGAACActgtttggttggttggtgttggTACAGCGCTAGCGTGACGGTTTGAGATGGACCCCAAGCGTTACGTTCCCCAGTGGAGAACAGTGTTCGAATGGAATGGGTCGGTTTGGTTAACAGCTTTGCTAGCGAGTTGTGTTTTAATATCATGTTAATTCTTTCAATGCTTACAGTTAGTTTaatctgttttgtttatttttctttcttctaagTTGTTTGATCATGTTTGTTaaagtatttttcttttcttctgtaattaattttatgtttttcgtttgcttttgttattttttcttcttgttatTAAATATCTTGGTTTGTCTTATAATGGTATTACATTTGTTCATTTCTAAATTACTATTTAAGCATTTGTTACGAGTTTTACTCCTTCTTATTGCAAGGGTTACGGAGTTCTTGAAACATACTTCATCATACACCATGTatcgttttgtattttgtttgttctttgtaACATATTTGTGTCCGTTTTGTATACGTTGGTGTACAATTACgcagcatcaccaccacaaAGCTAGACGTATTAGCCCCCTGAGGCCAGCATCGAATCACCGGGGGTGCAACACAAATTTTCATGCGAAAGACGGACACAAAGAGAAAGGCAAATCATCACACTGCGCGGCACATAAGCGTACGCAAAACGCACACATGAAACCAGATGCGAAATAATATGCAAACCGAGCCGGGTTTAAATGCAACATTTCGCGCTACACGAGGTTCATGTTTCGAGCCAGCAAAAGTCAAGTCAGCAGTAAAGGAATCCATCGAACaaggggtggaaaaacacgggatagagggaaagagagagagagagacgccATCGGCCTTCTATAGCACGATCTTGCAGTCGCTCTATAGTACAGCCTCTTGCGATCTTCGATCAGCAGGCTCGATTTATGATCAGAGCCACCCCTCTTCAACTGTACACCCCTTCAGCGGCTCACCACGGGCTTTTGATGGGACGGTGGGGCCAATCCTTCGTCTTCACTGTGTACTTTTACTCGTCTCTTTCGCTGGGGTTCGCCTTTGAGGCTAACCTTTCGCATGGTGGCTCATACCCCGTGAAGCATCGACTGGAGCCCAAAAACAGGTTTTAGCAAGAAGCTTCGCGTGTTAAGAAACAACCCAATACATCTCGAGATAGCCGCTTCCATAACgtcgtggttttctttttcataaatttacgGGAGTTTACCGCCACGACCCTATGGATGTGTGCATTCGTTACATGACAAACGTCCCGAACAGTGACCAAACAATTCATTTTCGAACCGTTACCAAATTTGGGTTCGTTTTTTGGGGGGCTTCAGCCGGTTTCGGGTCGCTTCAGGTTCCCGGTCCCTGTGCGACCACATAAaactttatgttttctttatgCTTGAGCTGCTCCCGTCCCGAAGATCGGTGGGCAGCGATAGAGGGACAGGAAGGGCAACAACAGACCTCAAGATGCTCGGTACGGCTCGTGGGTCCGACCGGAGTCCTCTGGAGCGCTTGCAAGAAGCAAAAGGAGACGAGAAAAACATGATCCAACGAGTGGTCAGACTGGGAGAATGCTAGAAAGGTGTGAGGAGTCAGCGGGTTGCTTTGCGCCGGAGCATAAGAAGTGGACGGGAAAAGCAAAGCCTGCTTTGTTCTTTGACTTCTCTGTCAAAATAAGTCCAAGCCTTACCAGAAGAAAAAATCCTCCATGCTCCATGTTTTGGTCCGTGGAGCAGcacgaaacggaaagcataAAGCAACACGAATGAAGTCAccatttcggttttttttgctgtgctgcATCTTATTAAACgaccaacaaaataaaacaacacataaaaaaggcCAACCAAGCTAAAGGAAAAAAGGCACATTCAAACAAGGGTCCAAAGCTGAATCGTTCGTGAGTGACCACCGTTTGCGGATGGCGAATCGGGGGAAAAAAGCTGGTACGGTGTCCGGATTTGTACGAGATTTAGTTCATTTTCACTGATTCTCTTTGCAAGCCATAGCAATTAAATTCCTATTCTACGATATATGCCGTTGCAGACCGGTAGAATGGAGCTAAACAAATCTAACGAAACAATATTTAGTCCCGCAAGTGGTGATATTTTTTGTggctttttgctgttgttttagtGCCGAAGAGGGTAAGGGAGAATGTTCTTTACACCGTTTTTGATTTGCGTAGCTAACCCACAAACGGTATTAGAAAGGTTTGACCCACCGGTATGAAAAATATCATTACTGCAGGGGTCGTATCGCAGTATCGTATTTTTacgaacaataaaacatgctGTAAGCGCTCTTttgatttatataaaaaaaattaattatttttcctgTGTATTGTGTATTTTAAGAAGAAACAGCTTTGAATAAGTTCACTTGCATCACAATATAAATTGCACCATAAATTTATCTGGATAAATTTCAATAGTTGCCGACCCCTGCTTCAAGCCGTTACGAAGCGTTACGCATTGAAAAGCCCTTTTGTGGATATGCTTGCGCAGGCGTTATTGCACTATGGGTATTAGCGAACCAAATTTCAATAAAGGATAgtgtttaatattaaaaaaaacttactaAAAGTGTgttataacttttttttggggcaatCGTATTTCCATGTTTGGACCTGCAAACATagcaaaaaattgaatttataatTGTTGTAGTTTTGGAATTAAATTGCATTAGAAAGTGGTCTTTTCTACAAGTTTAAAAGTAATCGTTGaaattgttgtatttatttaGGGAGTTTATCCCTATCTGAAATTTATGATAAAGGATAGATGAGGCATACAAAAATATCCCAATTAAATATGCTAATGTAGGTTTGTAAGCTGTAAATgaattttcaattcaatttagatTATTACAACCCAACGTCAGCTCCGAACCAGGAAATGAACATTTAAACTGTTTCCCCATCAGGAAGTAAGAAACTCCACTCGTAAATCtatcaaataattttaatcaatAACAGTTTATTGAGACATATGTAAACAAGATCGTTAAACACTTAAAACAACGTGGCGGGCCTGAATGAATTCCATTTTGCATCGATTTACGCTGCGTAGTAGAGAGCGCTGTTCGCAGGTGTTCTAGTTGTAGGTACTGATTTTTAGTCGCGTCTCTTCGCTTCCCTCCGGATGGCGCGCTTTGCAGATGAGCACCTTGCCATCGTCGGCCGGCTTGAGCCGGTAGGTGAGCGTCTGCTGGACGGTGTTGCCTCGGAAATTCCGACTGATAAACGGTGCCGAAAGGCCTTCGTAAATCAGTTGATCGTCTGGGTGGAGTGGAGAGGAAAATTTGGAGAGGTGTGATTGCATTCATTTTCATGCTTTTTGAAGTTAACGAATGAAACCGTTACTTACTGAGGAACCACAAGAATCCTGCCGGAGGATTGCCATCCTTCGAGACGCACTGTACCACTAGGTTGCTGCCCGCCTTGAACGCTCCATCACGTTGCGCAACGTCGCTAGAAACGGTCAGCTGGGGTGCTCTGGGCTTGATCAACTCTGTGAGGTCTTCCTTCAGTGGTTCTTGCTTGTCATTGGTGTACActaaaggaaaattaaaaaacattgaaacatcTCCCAGAAGACTCACTCATCCACTCAAGTACCTTTCTTCAGCTTGATCGGCAAGCTAGTTTCCATGAATCCACCAGGATAGGCGGGATGTTCCGCACGGCACGTGACCTGCTTCCGGTTATCTTCGACAGCGATCGCACGTCGATAGATCTGCTGAACGGTGGTGCGTCGGTTGGCCGTTTCCGAGAACTCCGCCCCGACTTCGTCCGTCAGCTTCACACCATCAAGATACCACGACAGCTTAGCGCCTGGCCATCCGTTGCGGGACACGCACTTCATGGTGACCTTCTTGCCGAACTCAAACTCACCGTTACGACTGTCAACGTTGCTCGCTAGCTCGATCTTCGGTGGCTCGGGTGCAACTGC
The Anopheles moucheti chromosome 2, idAnoMoucSN_F20_07, whole genome shotgun sequence genome window above contains:
- the LOC128298680 gene encoding nephrin-like — its product is MKRIAVFAVVFSAFLGCSQAVQVITEPSGQVTVAEGQQNVNLLCLVEEPMDFCIVKVPGAPAPFAASEKLPAPVEGIKFYGLGWSKGSCGITIETIKPTHDGPFECTVSVKGQTYKGQIDITVSGEAVAPEPPKIELASNVDSRNGEFEFGKKVTMKCVSRNGWPGAKLSWYLDGVKLTDEVGAEFSETANRRTTVQQIYRRAIAVEDNRKQVTCRAEHPAYPGGFMETSLPIKLKKVYTNDKQEPLKEDLTELIKPRAPQLTVSSDVAQRDGAFKAGSNLVVQCVSKDGNPPAGFLWFLNDQLIYEGLSAPFISRNFRGNTVQQTLTYRLKPADDGKVLICKARHPEGSEETRLKISTYN